A window of the Polypterus senegalus isolate Bchr_013 chromosome 4, ASM1683550v1, whole genome shotgun sequence genome harbors these coding sequences:
- the LOC120527064 gene encoding calcium-binding protein P-like isoform X1 — MKLAIILICHLGATVALPLYQGNYAMPISNSMEFLRYTGLGYTGAGYGQTLALPYVQQPFSRFYQQTPDFVLNPQLPLQPQVVGSQFPQLAAFPPQFPGTPQILMPAPGSMQPTVFLPGQGQFPPNVYIQHAGGQTPQMNQIPQIKPTVVVPSQPDQNSPQATNQPAGQEPQAPQLPKQVLTNNPTMALPSQTEQGYPFYFQYRFPQQQTQEIKLSNPQQPAPTLPSPKVVLPGPLQQKTPLNQEAQSETKLDIPGDGGQVAQAAQA; from the exons ATGAAGCTTGCGATTATTTTGATCTGCCACTTGGGGGCGACTGTGGCATTGCCA CTCTACCAGGGGAATTACGCCATGCCCATCAGCAACAGCATGGAG TTTTTGAGATACACCGGACTGGGCTACACTGGAGCGGGCTACGGCCAGACGCTG GCACTGCCGTACGTCCAGCAGCCGTTCTCCCGTTTCTACCAGCAGACGCCTGACTTTGTCCTGAATCCACAACTGCCCCTTCAGCCTCAGGTGGTTGGTTCACAGTTTCCCCAACTGGCAGCATTTCCCCCTCAATTCCCAGGGACCCCTCAAATCCTGATGCCAGCACCTGGTTCCATGCAGCCCACCGTGTTCCTGCCAGGCCAAGGCCAGTTTCCCCCCAACGTGTACATCCAGCACGCGGGAGGCCAGACGCCCCAGATGAATCAGATCCCGCAGATTAAGCCGACGGTGGTCGTGCCCTCTCAGCCCGATCAGAATTCTCCGCAGGCGACCAATCAGCCGGCAGGACAAGAGCCTCAAGCCCCTCAGCTGCCCAAGCAG GTTTTGACGAACAACCCCACGATGGCACTGCCTTCACAAACCGAGCAG GGAtatccattttattttcagtatcgGTTCCCTCAGCAACAAACCCAGGAAATCAAGCTGAGCAATCCGCAGCAGCCTGCCCCGACGCTGCCATCTCCGAAGGTGGTGCTGCCCGGACCTCTGCAG CAGAAAACCCCACTAAATCAGGAGGCACAAAGTGAAACG AAGCTCGACATTCCTGGGGATGGAGGACAAGTTGCCCAGGCTGCCCAAGCCTAA
- the LOC120527064 gene encoding calcium-binding protein P-like isoform X2, protein MKLAIILICHLGATVALPLYQGNYAMPISNSMEFLRYTGLGYTGAGYGQTLALPYVQQPFSRFYQQTPDFVLNPQLPLQPQVVGSQFPQLAAFPPQFPGTPQILMPAPGSMQPTVFLPGQGQFPPNVYIQHAGGQTPQMNQIPQIKPTVVVPSQPDQNSPQATNQPAGQEPQAPQLPKQVLTNNPTMALPSQTEQGYPFYFQYRFPQQQTQEIKLSNPQQPAPTLPSPKVVLPGPLQKTPLNQEAQSETKLDIPGDGGQVAQAAQA, encoded by the exons ATGAAGCTTGCGATTATTTTGATCTGCCACTTGGGGGCGACTGTGGCATTGCCA CTCTACCAGGGGAATTACGCCATGCCCATCAGCAACAGCATGGAG TTTTTGAGATACACCGGACTGGGCTACACTGGAGCGGGCTACGGCCAGACGCTG GCACTGCCGTACGTCCAGCAGCCGTTCTCCCGTTTCTACCAGCAGACGCCTGACTTTGTCCTGAATCCACAACTGCCCCTTCAGCCTCAGGTGGTTGGTTCACAGTTTCCCCAACTGGCAGCATTTCCCCCTCAATTCCCAGGGACCCCTCAAATCCTGATGCCAGCACCTGGTTCCATGCAGCCCACCGTGTTCCTGCCAGGCCAAGGCCAGTTTCCCCCCAACGTGTACATCCAGCACGCGGGAGGCCAGACGCCCCAGATGAATCAGATCCCGCAGATTAAGCCGACGGTGGTCGTGCCCTCTCAGCCCGATCAGAATTCTCCGCAGGCGACCAATCAGCCGGCAGGACAAGAGCCTCAAGCCCCTCAGCTGCCCAAGCAG GTTTTGACGAACAACCCCACGATGGCACTGCCTTCACAAACCGAGCAG GGAtatccattttattttcagtatcgGTTCCCTCAGCAACAAACCCAGGAAATCAAGCTGAGCAATCCGCAGCAGCCTGCCCCGACGCTGCCATCTCCGAAGGTGGTGCTGCCCGGACCTCTGCAG AAAACCCCACTAAATCAGGAGGCACAAAGTGAAACG AAGCTCGACATTCCTGGGGATGGAGGACAAGTTGCCCAGGCTGCCCAAGCCTAA